One segment of Alistipes finegoldii DSM 17242 DNA contains the following:
- the dnaJ gene encoding molecular chaperone DnaJ, with protein sequence MAEKRDYYEVLGVQKNANADEIKKAYRKAAIQYHPDKNPGDKQAEEKFKEAAEAYDVLSNPDKRARYDQFGHAGMSGAAGGGGGFGGFSGGGFSMEDIFSQFGDIFGGHFGGGGFRSSSSGGRRVNRGSDIRIKVRLTLAEIANGVTKKLKINKTVACDKCGGTGAKDADSYSTCSTCNGTGHVTRVENTFFGRMQTQSVCPTCGGTGKVITSPCDKCKGEGTVRGSEVVEIKIPAGVGEGMMLTVTGKGNAARHGGVNGDLQVLIEEEPHPELMRDGNDLIHNLNITVTLALLGGTVEVPTVDGRAKIKIAPGTHAGKVLRLGGKGLPDVNGYGRGDELVVVDITIPSKLNAEEKRLVEELSRQPGFQKADSVKNQNIFERMKSFFR encoded by the coding sequence ATGGCTGAAAAGAGGGATTACTACGAAGTGCTGGGCGTCCAGAAGAACGCTAACGCCGACGAAATAAAGAAGGCCTACCGCAAGGCTGCCATTCAGTATCACCCGGACAAGAATCCGGGCGACAAGCAGGCCGAGGAGAAATTCAAGGAGGCAGCAGAAGCCTACGACGTGTTGTCGAACCCCGACAAGCGTGCCCGTTACGACCAGTTCGGCCATGCCGGCATGAGCGGCGCGGCAGGCGGCGGAGGCGGTTTCGGCGGCTTCAGCGGCGGAGGCTTCTCGATGGAGGATATTTTCTCACAGTTCGGCGATATTTTCGGCGGACATTTCGGCGGGGGCGGGTTCCGTTCGTCGTCGTCCGGCGGCCGGCGCGTGAACCGCGGCTCCGATATCCGCATCAAGGTCAGGCTGACGCTGGCCGAGATCGCCAACGGCGTCACCAAGAAGCTCAAGATCAACAAGACCGTCGCCTGCGACAAGTGCGGCGGCACGGGAGCCAAGGACGCCGATTCCTATTCGACCTGCTCGACGTGTAACGGCACGGGCCATGTGACGCGCGTCGAAAACACCTTTTTCGGCCGCATGCAGACCCAGAGTGTGTGCCCGACCTGCGGCGGTACGGGCAAGGTCATCACTTCGCCCTGCGACAAGTGCAAGGGCGAAGGCACCGTCCGCGGTTCGGAGGTCGTGGAGATCAAGATTCCGGCCGGCGTGGGCGAGGGCATGATGCTCACCGTCACGGGCAAGGGCAACGCCGCGCGCCACGGCGGCGTCAACGGCGACTTGCAAGTGCTGATCGAAGAGGAGCCGCATCCCGAACTGATGCGCGACGGCAACGACCTGATTCACAACCTCAATATCACCGTGACGCTGGCTCTGCTGGGCGGTACGGTCGAGGTGCCGACGGTAGACGGCCGCGCCAAGATCAAGATCGCTCCGGGAACGCATGCCGGCAAGGTGCTGCGTCTGGGCGGCAAGGGTTTGCCCGACGTGAACGGTTACGGCCGCGGCGACGAGCTGGTCGTGGTGGACATCACCATTCCGTCGAAACTCAATGCCGAGGAGAAGCGGCTGGTCGAGGAGTTGTCCCGGCAGCCCGGTTTCCAGAAAGCCGACTCGGTCAAAAACCAGAATATTTTCGAGCGGATGAAGAGTTTCTTCCGTTAG
- the alr gene encoding alanine racemase, protein MNYRLSRIAAICGGKFSGCDSEVRSVVTDSRSLSCELGCRPMFVAMRGANHDSHDFIADMQSRGVRAFLVERGVEASSCTGECGFVQVDNAIEALQRLAAYHRAQFRGTVVGITGSNGKTVIKEWIAEELPEGMKYYRSPKSYNSQLGVPLSVLMLEGDEELAIFEAGISKPGEMERLERIIRPDAVIFTSIGDAHQENFINLEQKCDEKMILARSASKIIYHSYYEPLGRMVAAHFADRRPVDAASYPEVPESVIGNAASRRNAQIVEAFCDAMRYPAPSFAGAPSVAMRLEVKEGINDSILINDAYNLDLNSLALALDYLHSVALNRRRTLVLSDISQSGLSDDELYSRVAGMVARAGIDFLIGIGPRLKRYAALFACDKEFFTATDECVARINRDAVAGRAILLKGARDFRFEKLVHLLSRKSHTTVLEVDLDAMIHNLNYFRSKLSFGTRLVAMVKAGSYGAGDFEVAQMLQHQGVDYLAVAFADEGVLLRERGISMPIVVLNADADSFDVMIANRLEPEIYSFHSLGAFADAVTHAGESRYPIHVKLDTGMHRLGFVEQEIAQLCATLAATPQVKAASVFSHLNCADMPEEDAYTRAQIALYDRMSAQLAASLPYPVIRHTANSAAIERFPEAQFDMCRLGLGLYGFGFRHNDALRPVSTLKTRIVQIKRLPAGDAVGYGRAGKLTRPTTTATIPIGYADGLDRHLGCGRWSVLVAGQPAPIIGRVCMDSCMIDITDIPGVKEGDEVSVFSPVPGNDLETMARVLDTISYEIMTSVSGRVKRIYLKE, encoded by the coding sequence ATGAATTACAGACTTTCACGTATTGCCGCCATTTGCGGCGGAAAGTTTTCGGGCTGCGATTCCGAGGTGCGGTCGGTCGTTACCGACAGCCGGTCGCTTTCGTGCGAGCTGGGGTGTCGCCCGATGTTCGTCGCCATGCGCGGCGCGAACCACGATTCGCATGATTTCATCGCCGACATGCAGAGCCGGGGCGTGCGTGCGTTCCTCGTCGAGCGGGGCGTCGAAGCCTCCTCGTGCACCGGGGAGTGCGGTTTCGTGCAGGTGGACAACGCCATCGAAGCCCTTCAGCGGCTGGCGGCCTATCACCGGGCGCAGTTCCGGGGTACGGTGGTCGGCATCACCGGCTCGAACGGCAAGACCGTCATCAAGGAGTGGATCGCCGAGGAGCTGCCCGAAGGCATGAAATATTACCGTTCGCCGAAGAGTTACAATTCGCAGCTGGGCGTACCGCTTTCGGTGCTGATGCTGGAGGGCGACGAGGAGCTGGCGATTTTCGAAGCGGGCATCTCGAAGCCCGGCGAGATGGAGCGGCTCGAACGCATCATCCGCCCCGACGCGGTGATCTTCACTTCGATCGGCGACGCCCATCAGGAGAATTTCATCAATCTGGAACAGAAATGCGACGAGAAGATGATTCTCGCCCGCAGCGCTTCCAAAATCATCTACCACAGCTATTACGAGCCGCTGGGCCGTATGGTCGCGGCGCATTTCGCCGACCGCCGTCCCGTCGATGCCGCCTCATATCCCGAAGTGCCCGAATCGGTCATAGGCAACGCCGCTTCGCGCCGCAACGCCCAGATCGTCGAGGCGTTCTGCGATGCGATGCGCTATCCCGCCCCTTCGTTCGCCGGGGCTCCTTCGGTGGCGATGCGTCTCGAAGTGAAGGAGGGCATCAACGACTCGATACTTATCAACGACGCCTACAACCTCGACCTCAATTCGCTGGCGCTGGCGCTGGACTACCTGCACAGCGTGGCGCTGAACCGCCGCCGTACGCTCGTGCTGTCGGACATTTCGCAGAGCGGTCTCTCGGACGACGAGCTTTACAGCCGCGTGGCGGGCATGGTCGCACGCGCCGGAATCGACTTCCTGATCGGTATCGGTCCCCGCCTGAAACGCTATGCCGCGCTGTTCGCCTGCGACAAGGAGTTCTTTACGGCTACCGACGAATGCGTCGCGCGCATCAACCGCGACGCCGTGGCCGGGCGTGCGATCCTGCTGAAAGGCGCACGCGATTTCCGTTTCGAAAAACTGGTGCACCTGCTCTCCCGCAAAAGCCATACGACGGTGCTGGAGGTCGATCTCGACGCCATGATCCATAATCTCAACTATTTCCGGTCGAAGCTGAGCTTCGGGACCCGGCTCGTGGCGATGGTCAAGGCCGGTTCGTACGGCGCGGGCGATTTCGAAGTCGCGCAGATGCTCCAGCATCAGGGCGTGGACTATCTCGCTGTGGCGTTCGCCGACGAGGGCGTACTGCTGCGCGAGCGGGGGATTTCGATGCCGATCGTGGTGCTCAACGCCGACGCCGACAGCTTCGACGTGATGATCGCCAACCGGCTCGAACCCGAAATCTACAGTTTCCACTCGCTCGGCGCTTTCGCCGATGCCGTGACGCACGCGGGCGAGAGCCGTTATCCGATTCACGTCAAGCTGGATACGGGCATGCACCGGCTGGGGTTCGTGGAGCAGGAGATCGCGCAGTTGTGCGCGACGCTCGCCGCGACGCCGCAGGTCAAGGCGGCTTCGGTCTTCTCGCACCTCAACTGCGCCGACATGCCCGAAGAGGATGCCTATACGCGGGCGCAGATCGCCCTCTACGACCGCATGAGCGCGCAGCTCGCCGCCTCGCTGCCTTATCCGGTCATCCGCCATACGGCCAATTCGGCCGCCATCGAGCGCTTCCCCGAAGCGCAGTTCGACATGTGCCGTCTGGGGCTGGGGCTTTACGGCTTCGGGTTCCGGCACAACGACGCCCTGCGTCCCGTCTCGACGCTCAAAACCCGCATCGTGCAGATCAAACGCCTGCCTGCGGGCGATGCGGTGGGGTATGGCCGCGCCGGAAAGCTCACGCGGCCGACCACCACGGCCACGATACCGATCGGCTATGCCGACGGGCTGGACCGGCATCTGGGCTGCGGCCGCTGGTCGGTGCTCGTGGCCGGACAGCCTGCGCCGATCATCGGCCGGGTCTGCATGGACAGCTGCATGATCGACATTACGGACATTCCCGGCGTGAAGGAGGGCGACGAAGTGTCGGTCTTCTCGCCCGTGCCGGGCAACGACCTCGAAACGATGGCCCGTGTGCTCGATACGATCTCGTATGAAATCATGACCTCGGTTTCGGGACGTGTGAAACGCATCTATCTCAAGGAATAA
- the mutL gene encoding DNA mismatch repair endonuclease MutL has product MADKIRLLPEVVANQIAAGEVVNRPASVVKEMMENAIDAGARTVKVNFRDGGKDLIQIVDDGCGMSPIDARMAFDRHATSKITSVDDIYALNTFGFRGEALASIAAVAQVELRTRQEGDEVGTQTEINGGQFAGQTPVMCPVGSQFFVRNLFYNVPARRRFLDKSTTSAAQIKSEFQRVALCNPQIAFELYANDASVYTLGAASLAGRIVDVVGRHIKQNLLEVEADTSIARIEGYIGRPAAAKRRNGEQYLFVNGRYFKSSYLTSAIMKAYEKLIPESSSPSYFLYLTIDPSRIDVNVHPQKTEVKFADEEAVWQIVNAAVRETLAKTGAVPLMDFDREGIVEIPVLTKGAVYSEPRAMSNSEYNPFREEYIDPSAPDPNVDFAGFDVPFSDNGQTLSDNAGAGFAPRGGGRGSGVALPGGLRSAGGGGFPAAGSGADEFSIPSAADDAFEDFVSGGGFEVTSESGFDASELEFIPSEATVEQQRLDVDGRPEFTDPLPLGGGYVAALLGGRFVVVDVRRARERILYEDYLKMLGSGSSVSQQLLFPERLVLSDSEYALLEENAVEFASLGFDLDFQGDCAVEVKGTPADMPADSVDQLLYELLQAFSTPVSLADVRREKIAAVMARGAAKQTARLMSRDEAAALLARLAASGNFSFSPSGKAITAEITVEDIRAKLG; this is encoded by the coding sequence ATGGCAGATAAGATCAGATTATTACCGGAGGTCGTAGCCAATCAGATCGCGGCGGGCGAGGTCGTCAACCGTCCCGCCTCGGTGGTCAAGGAGATGATGGAGAATGCGATCGACGCAGGCGCACGCACCGTAAAGGTCAATTTCCGCGACGGCGGCAAGGACCTGATTCAGATCGTGGACGACGGCTGCGGCATGTCGCCCATCGACGCGCGCATGGCTTTCGACCGCCACGCCACGAGCAAGATAACCTCCGTGGACGATATTTACGCACTCAATACTTTCGGCTTCCGCGGCGAAGCGCTGGCTTCGATCGCCGCCGTGGCGCAGGTCGAACTGCGGACGCGGCAGGAGGGCGACGAAGTCGGCACGCAGACCGAGATCAACGGCGGCCAGTTCGCCGGACAGACCCCGGTGATGTGTCCCGTGGGGTCGCAGTTTTTCGTGCGCAACCTTTTCTACAACGTGCCTGCCCGCCGCCGTTTTCTGGACAAGAGCACCACGTCGGCGGCGCAGATCAAGTCGGAATTCCAGCGTGTGGCGTTGTGCAATCCGCAGATCGCCTTCGAGCTATACGCCAACGACGCCTCGGTCTATACGCTGGGTGCGGCGTCGCTCGCCGGACGTATCGTCGATGTGGTGGGACGCCATATCAAGCAGAATCTGCTGGAGGTCGAGGCCGACACTTCGATCGCCCGCATCGAAGGCTACATCGGCCGTCCCGCCGCCGCCAAACGGCGCAACGGCGAACAGTACCTCTTCGTAAACGGCCGCTATTTCAAGAGTTCGTACCTCACGAGCGCCATCATGAAGGCGTACGAGAAGCTGATTCCCGAAAGCAGTTCGCCGTCGTATTTCCTCTACCTGACGATCGACCCGTCGCGCATCGACGTCAATGTCCACCCGCAGAAAACCGAGGTGAAATTCGCCGACGAGGAGGCCGTGTGGCAGATCGTGAACGCCGCCGTGCGCGAAACGCTCGCCAAGACGGGCGCCGTGCCGCTGATGGATTTCGACCGCGAAGGCATCGTCGAGATTCCGGTGCTGACCAAAGGGGCGGTCTACAGCGAGCCGCGGGCCATGTCCAACAGCGAATACAATCCTTTCCGCGAAGAGTACATCGACCCGTCGGCGCCCGATCCGAACGTCGATTTCGCCGGATTCGACGTGCCGTTCAGCGACAACGGCCAAACTCTCTCCGACAATGCCGGCGCGGGCTTCGCTCCGCGCGGCGGAGGACGCGGTTCGGGTGTCGCTTTGCCGGGCGGCCTGCGCAGCGCCGGGGGCGGGGGATTTCCTGCGGCCGGCAGCGGCGCCGACGAATTTTCGATTCCCTCTGCGGCGGACGACGCCTTCGAGGATTTCGTGTCGGGCGGGGGCTTCGAAGTGACTTCGGAGAGCGGTTTCGATGCCAGCGAGCTGGAATTCATCCCCTCCGAAGCGACGGTCGAGCAACAGCGTCTCGACGTTGACGGGCGGCCCGAATTTACCGATCCGCTGCCGCTCGGAGGCGGCTATGTCGCCGCCCTGCTGGGCGGACGGTTCGTGGTGGTGGACGTGCGCCGCGCCCGTGAACGGATACTTTACGAAGACTACCTGAAGATGCTCGGCAGCGGTTCGTCGGTGAGTCAGCAGCTGCTGTTTCCCGAACGGCTGGTGCTTTCGGACAGCGAATACGCCCTGCTCGAAGAGAATGCCGTCGAATTCGCATCGCTGGGCTTCGATCTCGATTTTCAGGGCGACTGCGCCGTCGAGGTGAAGGGCACGCCGGCCGACATGCCTGCCGACTCGGTGGACCAGCTGCTTTACGAACTGCTGCAGGCCTTCTCGACGCCCGTGTCGCTGGCCGACGTGCGGCGCGAGAAGATCGCCGCCGTGATGGCGCGCGGAGCCGCGAAGCAGACTGCGCGCCTCATGTCGCGCGACGAAGCCGCCGCACTGCTCGCGCGGCTGGCCGCTTCGGGCAATTTCAGCTTTTCGCCATCGGGCAAAGCCATAACCGCCGAGATAACCGTCGAAGATATCCGGGCCAAGTTGGGATAA
- a CDS encoding SAM-dependent methyltransferase — translation MYGTLYLIPCPISDETAPWDVLPAANRAVMDSLDYFIVENTRTARRFLSKAGAARPIDTLCFRELNEHTVAGREVEELVKPLVEGRSAGVISEAGVPGVADPGALVVEACHRRGIRVVPLVGPSSIVMAVMASGLNGQSFAFNGYLPVKPPERVQAIRRFERRAHAEGQSQLFIEAPYRNVKLMEQLLQTLAPETRLTVAMDITAPGEFIRTLRVREWRAAELPAMNKRPAIFIIG, via the coding sequence ATGTACGGAACACTCTATCTGATCCCGTGTCCGATCTCGGACGAAACGGCGCCGTGGGACGTGCTGCCCGCAGCAAACCGCGCCGTTATGGATTCGCTCGACTATTTTATCGTCGAGAATACCCGCACGGCGCGGCGGTTTCTGTCGAAAGCGGGCGCGGCGCGCCCGATCGACACGCTCTGCTTCCGCGAACTGAACGAACATACCGTCGCCGGGCGTGAGGTCGAAGAGCTGGTGAAACCGCTCGTCGAGGGGCGTTCGGCGGGCGTGATTTCCGAAGCGGGCGTGCCGGGCGTCGCCGATCCGGGGGCGCTGGTGGTCGAAGCCTGCCACCGCCGCGGAATCCGTGTCGTGCCGCTCGTCGGACCTTCGTCGATCGTCATGGCGGTCATGGCGTCGGGGCTCAACGGACAGTCGTTCGCCTTCAACGGCTACCTGCCCGTCAAACCGCCCGAACGGGTGCAGGCGATCCGCCGTTTCGAACGCCGCGCGCACGCCGAAGGCCAGTCCCAGCTCTTCATCGAGGCCCCGTACCGCAACGTCAAGCTGATGGAGCAGCTGTTGCAGACCCTTGCGCCCGAAACGCGGCTGACGGTGGCCATGGACATCACGGCTCCCGGCGAATTCATCCGCACGCTCCGCGTCCGCGAATGGCGTGCCGCCGAACTGCCCGCGATGAACAAACGCCCTGCTATTTTCATCATCGGATAG
- a CDS encoding nucleotide exchange factor GrpE, translating into MKKEKAYNEAINGDEGFEPGDGYPSCDGEPCANVSDEPQDGTDTMADATDSGAAPDLAAAVAEWQDKYIRLQAEFDNYRKRTLKEKMDLVQTGGRDVLLAMLPVRDDVQRAVDAMQKSDDIEALRAGVNLISQKFTETLRQKGVTEIDVKGREFDADLCEAVAKFAAGEDMQGKVVDVVQTGYMLGDKVLRFAKVVVGE; encoded by the coding sequence ATGAAAAAGGAAAAAGCTTATAATGAAGCCATTAACGGCGACGAAGGGTTCGAGCCGGGCGACGGTTATCCCTCGTGCGACGGCGAACCCTGTGCCAATGTGTCAGACGAGCCGCAGGACGGGACTGACACAATGGCAGACGCGACCGACAGCGGCGCCGCACCCGATTTAGCGGCGGCAGTCGCCGAATGGCAGGATAAATACATCCGTCTGCAGGCCGAGTTCGACAACTACCGCAAGCGTACGCTCAAGGAGAAGATGGATCTGGTGCAGACCGGAGGCCGCGACGTCTTGCTGGCGATGCTTCCTGTGCGCGACGACGTGCAGCGGGCGGTCGATGCCATGCAGAAAAGCGACGATATCGAAGCGCTGCGCGCCGGCGTGAACCTGATATCGCAGAAATTTACCGAAACCCTGCGTCAGAAGGGCGTGACCGAGATCGACGTCAAGGGCCGGGAGTTCGACGCCGACCTATGCGAGGCCGTGGCCAAGTTCGCCGCCGGAGAGGATATGCAGGGCAAGGTCGTAGACGTCGTCCAGACCGGCTACATGCTGGGCGACAAGGTGCTGCGTTTTGCAAAAGTCGTTGTAGGAGAGTGA